A region from the Triticum aestivum cultivar Chinese Spring chromosome 3D, IWGSC CS RefSeq v2.1, whole genome shotgun sequence genome encodes:
- the LOC123078976 gene encoding uncharacterized protein isoform X1 yields the protein MATGAACYYHPAAGRGSPSSLSPGLGSSQSKVFFISSGGRSSSRWWMRRRRGEGKASCGSINSSSRARARPALFSPAMEWQECSTEIEVDVPCSVAYQCYSERETIPQWMPFISTVKVLEDKPELSRWTLKYAILGRDVEFSWLARNMTPTKNQKIHWRSLEGLPNRGAVRFFPKSSSSCRVQLTVAYEVPEILTPVASALKPFLEGLLFNGLERFVAFAKERYSKSLQS from the exons ATGGCCACCGGAGCTGCCTGCTACTACCACCCCGCCGCAGGAAGGGGGAGCCCCTCCTCGCTATCTCCGGGCCTCGGGTCATCGCAGAGCAAGGTGTTCTTTATCAGCAGCGGCGGCCGCAGCAGCAGCCGGtggtggatgaggaggaggagaggggaggggaaggCGAGCTGTGGCAGCATCAATAGCAGCAGCAGGGCAAGGGCGAGGCCTGCCTTGTTCTCCCCTGCCATGGAGTGGCAGGAGTGCAG CACTGAAATTGAAGTTGATGTTCCATGTTCAGTGGCCTACCAGTGTTACTCCGAACGTGAGACTATTCCTCAATGGATGCCATTCATATCAACTGTCAAG GTCCTTGAAGATAAACCAGAACTTTCACGTTGGACTTTGAAGTATGCGATACTTGGTCGGGATGTAGAATTTTCTTGGCTTGCCCGGAACATGACG CCAACTAAAAATCAGAAGATTCATTGGCGATCTCTTGAAGGTCTTCCTAACAG GGGTGCTGTCCGATTCTTCCCTAAGAGTTCATCTTCTTGTAGAGTACAA CTAACGGTGGCCTATGAAGTTCCTGAAATTCTGACCCCGGTTGCATCA GCCCTGAAACCATTTCTGGAAGGTTTACTTTTCAATGGGCTAGAACGTTTTGTGGCGTTCGCGAAGGAGCGCTATAGTAAGTCCCTCCAGTCTTGA
- the LOC123078976 gene encoding uncharacterized protein isoform X2 — translation MATGAACYYHPAAGRGSPSSLSPGLGSSQSKVFFISSGGRSSSRWWMRRRRGEGKASCGSINSSSRARARPALFSPAMEWQECSTEIEVDVPCSVAYQCYSERETIPQWMPFISTVKVLEDKPELSRWTLKYAILGRDVEFSWLARNMTPTKNQKIHWRSLEGLPNRGAVRFFPKSSSSCRVQLTVAYEVPEILTPVASALKPFLEGLLFNGLERFVAFAKERYIDVKTA, via the exons ATGGCCACCGGAGCTGCCTGCTACTACCACCCCGCCGCAGGAAGGGGGAGCCCCTCCTCGCTATCTCCGGGCCTCGGGTCATCGCAGAGCAAGGTGTTCTTTATCAGCAGCGGCGGCCGCAGCAGCAGCCGGtggtggatgaggaggaggagaggggaggggaaggCGAGCTGTGGCAGCATCAATAGCAGCAGCAGGGCAAGGGCGAGGCCTGCCTTGTTCTCCCCTGCCATGGAGTGGCAGGAGTGCAG CACTGAAATTGAAGTTGATGTTCCATGTTCAGTGGCCTACCAGTGTTACTCCGAACGTGAGACTATTCCTCAATGGATGCCATTCATATCAACTGTCAAG GTCCTTGAAGATAAACCAGAACTTTCACGTTGGACTTTGAAGTATGCGATACTTGGTCGGGATGTAGAATTTTCTTGGCTTGCCCGGAACATGACG CCAACTAAAAATCAGAAGATTCATTGGCGATCTCTTGAAGGTCTTCCTAACAG GGGTGCTGTCCGATTCTTCCCTAAGAGTTCATCTTCTTGTAGAGTACAA CTAACGGTGGCCTATGAAGTTCCTGAAATTCTGACCCCGGTTGCATCA GCCCTGAAACCATTTCTGGAAGGTTTACTTTTCAATGGGCTAGAACGTTTTGTGGCGTTCGCGAAGGAGCGCTATA TTGATGTAAAAACTGCATAA